Part of the Desulfosalsimonas propionicica genome is shown below.
ATGGACAAGGGTGGTGACCGCCATTTCCGGGTCTGCAAACGGCCGGATCAGCGCGGACAGCATGTCCGGATCCAGCAGGGGTTCGTCGCCCTGGATATTGACCACAACCCCGTTATTACGGATTCCAATCCGGTCTGCAGCCTCATGAACCCGATCCGTGCCGCTTTGATGATCATCCCGGGTCATCACCACGGGCACATCCAGGGCTTTTGCAGCACTGAAAATTCTTTCATCGTCTGTGGCAACCACCACATGCTGCAATTCCGGGCATTGCCGGGCCCGCGCATATACATGCCAGAACATGGGCTTTCCCCGGATTTGCGCCAAAGGCTTTCCCGGAAACCGGGTGGAGGCGTATCGCGCCGGAATTACGCCGCAGCATTCCACGGGAGGGGATAAATTCATGATTTTTTCCCTGAGTTGTGGGGTTTCAGATGGGCACCAATGGTTTGGCAGGCCTGGGATGTGCCACCCTGCCGGCTTTGGATATACTGCCGGGCCTGGTGTTTGATTTCACGGCGGTCAGGCCGGGTTTCAAGCTGACGCAACAGCCGGGCTGAGACCTTCTGCCAGTTGATCTCCTTAAAGACCAGGCCCTGACGGAAAATGCTTTCCCCCACCCAAAAGAAATTGTCCCAGTGCGGCCCGATAACCGGCTGCACACCGTGAACCAGGGGTTCCAGAAAATTCTGACCGCCCAGGGGCGCTATGCTGCCGCCCACAAACACTGCATCTGCGGCGCTGTAGCCATCCGAAAGTTCACCAAAGGTGTCCCACAGCAGGATATGGCCGGGCTCGGCGGGTTCTTTTAAATCCGATCTCAGGGCCCATTTGGCCTTTATTCGGGAAAGGGCGGACTTCCAGAAGTCGATCCGGTGCATGTGTCGGGGAAACAGGCCGATGGTCAGATCGGAGTTGGCCGTTCGGATCTGTTGAATCATCTCCAGGACCTGCTGTTCCTCGGGCTGGCGGATGGAGCCGAGGACAAGAAATTTGCCCTCCGGCGGCAGCAGGTTGGATAACGTACTGCTTTCTGCCGTTTCTTTGCCAACCTGTAGTCGGTCGAACTTGATATTGGACATCCGGGTGACAATGCGGCTTCCGAACAATTTCGCAAACCGGGCGGCATCTGCACCCGATATGGCAAGCACCTGTTCGGGACCCAGGGCATAGAGCAGGCGGCGCAGGCGGATGTATCGGCTAAGGCTTTTTTCTGTCATTCGGCCGTTGACGATCACAGCCGGACAGCCCCTTTTTTTCAGGGAATGCAAAAGCCCGGGCCAGATTTCGGTTTCCAGCAGCACCACGAGTTTCGGGCTGACCTGGCGCACGGCCTTTTCCATGATTTCCGGCCGGTCAAAGGGAAACCAGCGGCACATCAGATCGGGTTTGCCGTTTTTGCCCTGACTTTTGCCCGCATGTTTTTC
Proteins encoded:
- the kdsB gene encoding 3-deoxy-manno-octulosonate cytidylyltransferase, which gives rise to MNLSPPVECCGVIPARYASTRFPGKPLAQIRGKPMFWHVYARARQCPELQHVVVATDDERIFSAAKALDVPVVMTRDDHQSGTDRVHEAADRIGIRNNGVVVNIQGDEPLLDPDMLSALIRPFADPEMAVTTLVHFLEPEAAQNPDRVKAAFAPNGRALYFSRAPIPHPRNAQSAAYFCHIGLYGFRKSALDQFVSLPPGRLEQIEKLEQLRLLENSIPIHVEITHGKSLSVDSPGDLEKVIAEFNQL
- a CDS encoding 3-deoxy-D-manno-octulosonic acid transferase, whose product is MNTRSLKIAIAAYDRVWQLAIPTLRLNARLRDGYARRRLKTPLPPADLWIQAASAGEAYLACAIAEGLRTSGLRPQILVTTNTRQGMEILEKHAGKSQGKNGKPDLMCRWFPFDRPEIMEKAVRQVSPKLVVLLETEIWPGLLHSLKKRGCPAVIVNGRMTEKSLSRYIRLRRLLYALGPEQVLAISGADAARFAKLFGSRIVTRMSNIKFDRLQVGKETAESSTLSNLLPPEGKFLVLGSIRQPEEQQVLEMIQQIRTANSDLTIGLFPRHMHRIDFWKSALSRIKAKWALRSDLKEPAEPGHILLWDTFGELSDGYSAADAVFVGGSIAPLGGQNFLEPLVHGVQPVIGPHWDNFFWVGESIFRQGLVFKEINWQKVSARLLRQLETRPDRREIKHQARQYIQSRQGGTSQACQTIGAHLKPHNSGKKS